The following proteins are co-located in the Clostridiales bacterium genome:
- a CDS encoding HAMP domain-containing histidine kinase: MKTIKTKISSPFLKIIFAIPIMILILFNISMHVYVDRTSREELKSAASGIEILIRQQLMDHALNQTADNMSSAGLTELRNNLKLSKASLLNRVKSMNIEFLLIAKDGTILFPRSYQDSFLSQRIVARATASLDHAEENTIIKYRVGREEYYATYQMLTEEPSSTRLAFISSGSQAAAFARLVNMILLVITALSAALATSIALRVSKELSLPITQLTDYAKRIGGGEFLELPEDLSSVEIYELTKSMNEMSQQLKQYDNAQKSFLQNASHELRTPLMSIQGYAEGISAGVFPDAKKTAEIIREESRRLNHLVEQLLTLSRIENKNDQGGLVYANLCDNMKEYLQRIDGYVLKEGKLIQQQFPEEDYTAMIDDTLLAQAVINILSNCVKHARGTVTAALFKEGCYAVIQISDDGEGISAEDLPHIFERFYKGKGGNFGLGLSIAKSAVEFMGGSITAYNKNGAVFEIRLPLS, encoded by the coding sequence CCTAAAAATCATCTTTGCAATTCCCATCATGATTCTCATTTTGTTTAACATTTCCATGCATGTATATGTTGACCGAACCTCCCGCGAAGAGCTGAAGAGTGCTGCTTCCGGCATCGAAATCCTGATCCGTCAGCAGCTCATGGATCATGCTCTGAATCAAACAGCAGATAACATGTCCTCAGCAGGCTTAACCGAGCTTAGAAATAACTTGAAGCTATCAAAAGCTTCTTTGCTGAATCGCGTAAAGTCCATGAATATTGAGTTTCTTCTCATCGCAAAGGATGGTACCATCTTATTTCCACGATCCTATCAAGACAGCTTTCTATCTCAAAGAATCGTGGCAAGGGCAACTGCAAGCCTTGACCATGCTGAGGAAAATACGATTATCAAATACCGGGTTGGCCGGGAAGAATATTATGCAACGTATCAAATGTTAACCGAAGAACCCTCTTCCACACGGCTGGCCTTCATCTCATCCGGGAGTCAGGCTGCTGCTTTTGCACGCCTGGTTAATATGATCCTGTTAGTGATTACAGCGCTTTCAGCTGCTCTGGCAACCTCCATCGCATTGAGGGTCTCAAAGGAGCTCTCTCTTCCGATCACGCAATTGACGGATTATGCAAAGCGAATCGGAGGCGGTGAATTTTTAGAGCTGCCGGAGGATCTGAGCAGCGTTGAAATTTATGAGCTGACCAAGAGCATGAATGAAATGAGCCAGCAGCTGAAGCAGTATGACAACGCTCAAAAATCATTTCTGCAGAATGCTTCTCACGAGTTGAGAACACCGCTCATGAGTATACAAGGGTATGCCGAGGGAATTTCTGCTGGAGTATTTCCGGATGCAAAAAAAACTGCGGAGATTATAAGAGAAGAAAGTCGCCGATTGAATCATCTGGTTGAGCAGCTGCTCACTCTTTCTCGGATAGAAAATAAAAATGATCAAGGGGGTCTGGTCTACGCCAACTTGTGTGACAATATGAAAGAATATCTGCAGCGAATCGACGGGTATGTGTTGAAGGAAGGGAAGCTGATCCAACAGCAATTTCCCGAAGAAGACTATACAGCGATGATAGACGATACACTGCTTGCACAGGCTGTAATCAATATCTTATCCAACTGTGTCAAGCATGCCCGCGGAACCGTAACCGCTGCGCTTTTCAAAGAAGGCTGCTATGCTGTAATACAAATTTCCGACGATGGAGAAGGCATATCCGCAGAAGATCTCCCTCATATCTTCGAACGATTTTATAAAGGAAAGGGAGGTAATTTCGGTCTCGGTCTGTCAATTGCCAAATCTGCGGTGGAATTCATGGGTGGAAGTATCACCGCCTATAATAAGAACGGAGCGGTTTTCGAAATCCGCCTTCCCTTAAGTTAG